The Chryseobacterium shigense genome segment GTATATTCCAACGGAAGCCTTGTAAAATGGGGCCCAACAAGTATGGGGAAAAAAGCTGCGCAGACAACGCGCGGACTTACTTTCGCGAACTGGAAAAAGAAACTTTCGATCTCAACAGTAAGCAGCGAGTGGAAGCTACCGTATAATTTTAATATCCATAACGTTGGAGGGATCGGCTGGCATCAGTATGATCTTCCGGGATATCCTGCATCACACTCATGTTTACGTTTGCTGATGAAAGATGCGCAATGGCTGTATTCTTATGCAGATACCTGGATTCTGAATCCCGGAGGAGCTACTACCAAAGCAAAAGGAACACCTGTAATGGTATTCGGGGATTACAAATGGGGCGGCAGAAAACCATGGAAAAAGCTTCTGGATGATCCCAATGCAAACAATATTTCAGTAGAAGAAATGACCAAACTTCTGGAACCTCATGTTGATAAAATGATCAGAGAACAGGATAACAGGGAAAAAGTATCAGACTCTATTAAAACAGCTAAAGCTATGGCTGCACCGGTTCAGAATGAAAAGCCAACAGAAGTTCCTTCTAATTGATTTTTTTCTCAAACTGTAGAGTAGATTCTTCCGCAAACTTTCTAAGCTTAAGCATTTCTTCTTTACCCTTATGCTGTCCGAATCTGGCAGCCGCATAGGTCAGGAAGATGAAGAACAACATAACAAATGAAGCGCTCAGAGCCCACGGGAACTCAGCGCTTTTTATTTGCTTTTCAACGTAGTACATGGTGAAAAAAGTCATCCACAGAATGGAAAAAGAAAAATAAAGGAACATGAAGAAGGTCCACACGGCAGAACTGGGACCGAATATTCCCCGGATAGCCGTTTCATCGTCTTCAATTTCTATTCTTAAAGACAGCCTGGGCTTCCAGTAATTGTCATATTGCGTTTCTACCCAGATGGTGGCTACTTCCTTATTGATATTCCCGGAAAACTCATCCTTATGTTCGGCAAGGTATTTTTTTAGATTCTCCGCATATTCTTCTTTGGTAAGATGGGTAAACATCTTGAATCTGGGGCGGGTTCTTATCTTATCTATTGTGCTTTCTTCTGTATTCATATTTTATTCCTGATATGGGATAGGGTCTTCCAATACAAAACTAAAGGTCATTTCCTTATCCATTCTTTTAATTACCATTGTGATACTCTTTCCTTCATCGGATTTCATCAGTTCCATGATCTTTTCCATGGTCATGTCGGAAGTCCGGCTCCCGTTGATTGTAATGATGCGGTCGTCTTTCTTCAGTCCTGCTTTAAATGCCGGAGAGTCTTTTCTTATACCTGCTATTGAAAATATAGGTTTTAAAGTAAATTTATACTGAAAATTATTGACTGAGGAAATTTCAGTAGTTGTCTCATATAATTTTTTGGGCTCAATTTTTACCCGGTCTTCCTGCCATTCCAGTCCATCCTGTTTAAAATCCAATCCACTCATATTAAAATGAAAAGGATCATCAAAATATCTGTTTTTTTTCAGGTATAACTTTTTACCCGGATAATCAAAAATAACTGAAAACCGGCGCATTATTTCTCCTCCAACAGATCCTTTTCTGTCTTTTACCAGGTTTACATGCTGGATGGAGTATTCATCGGGCATTGCGGTGAGCGGCATTTCAAATTTGAAATTTCCGAGATAAAAATTATGGATTCGGCTCCGTTTACCGTAGATATCTCCATTGAATCCGCGTCCCAGGTAATCATCAATATTGGGTCTGTTGTATACAAAATCTTTGATGAGGGTAGGGAAGAGCCATATCGCATCGCTGTTTCCAAGATCTATCAGCAGCTTTGAGCTTTTCTTTTCGTTGGTCATTTCCACATCAGCATTGATATAAGGTTTGTCTTTTTCCACGGTTATGGGAAGCTCTTCAAACTTTCGGATTTTCTTTTTAAATACTTCAGAATCCTGGTATACCGTTATTTTTTTTGAGGAATAATCTATCGAGATAGGATGATTTTTAAAAAAATGATAGCCGATAACACCGTTCACAGGAATTCCTATATGTGATGAAATGTTGAATTCTTCATCTATCACAATAAACAGAAGCATAGAAGAATTAATGATATTATCACCTATTCTGGCAATATTACGGTCAGATTTAAAACCGTCTATGCTCATACTGCCTCCAAGCCCTGAAAACTTGATCTTTTCAATATTCTGTAATTTGATCTCTTTATTATCCAAACTGAAAAGAATGGTTTCTGCAACCCCGGTATCAAGCATAAAAGTGAGCTCAGCCCCGTTAACATTGATGGGAATGAAAATAAGATTGTTGATAAGTTTAAAAGGAATAACCGCTTTTTTAGCATTTACCAGTTCAAAAGAGTTCTGTGCATTGATACAAATGCTGAAGAATAATACCAGTAAAAAAAGCTTGAGTTTCATTTACTGAATTTACTGAAATAATCCTTACTATCAATAAAAAAACATTCCAAATACAGGAATGTTTGTATAAACTGCAATGAAGCAGCAATGTCGGTTGAAATTATTTCAAATCAGGTCGGAACTATTTTGAGAAAAAATCCATCAGGTCCATGTAATTTTTCTGGTTTACCCCATGCCCGCTCATATATTCTCTGAAAGTAAAATAACAGCTCAGGTCATAAAGCAAATCTGCAGCTTTTCTTCCCCATTCCATTGGGATAACAGCATCATCTGTTCCGTGGGATACAAAGAAACGGAGCCTTTCCAGCTTCTTTTTATCTTTTACTATGCCGTCCAGAAGTTTTTCTTCAGGATAAGTGCTCAGGCAGGCCACATAATTGAACATATCAGGATGCTTTAAAGCTAAGGCATAACACAGGATTCCGCCCTGGCTGAAGCCGCACAAATGTACTTTACCTTTGGTAACTCCGTAATGATTAACAATTTTTAGTATACTTTCCAGCACTCCGTTCAAAGATTCTTTAGCCTGGGAAATATCAATGAAGTTTTCAGGATTGTTGAAATCGATATCAAACCAGGAATATCCCTCAAACTGGGTATCTCTGGGTGCTCTGAAGCTTATAATGAGCCAGTCGGCAGGAAGAGTTTCCCTGAAGCTGAAAAGATCCTGTTCATTGCTTCCATAACCATGAAGCATGAAAAGGACGGTTGTATTGGGAGTAATATGTTCCGGTTCTCTTACTATATAGTCTAAATTCATACAGCAAATATAATTAATAAATCACATTATAAATTCAAAATACAGTTGCCGTTTTTATACTTGGCTGCTTAAGTGAATATGCACTTAAATATAGACTGTTACTGTAATTTGGCTTTTTGATGATTTGATATTATTTGGAAAACTTTATTGGAAATTTTTCATAAAAATTATTTTTATATTAATAAAAAACTTATATTTGAAACATTAAAAATCTATTTGGAGAAATGAAGCAATTTTACAAATCAAAAAGTTTACTTAGACTTTCTTTTTTATTCGTTTTATTATTTTCGGTAATGACTGTATTGAATTCTTGTAAAAAGGATGACGATGATGACGAATTCACAGATCACATTGTTCAGTTTGAAGTAAAAACAACTACCGGAGGAGTGATCAGAGCTATCGTAACACAGGTAGGAACTACTAAAACTGATATTTTCGATCCTGTAGGAACGGTATGGGCAAGTGGTGAGTTCTTTGTGAATTCCGGACAGGCACAGCTAAATCTGGATGCTAAAGCGGATCTTCCGAGTGCGGATTCAGAATTGGTAGTTAATCTTTGGATAGATGGGGAAATTGTAAAAACCCAGAAGAAAATAGGAGCAGGGCCTATGGTAGCTTCTATAGATTACAGCTTCTTAGAATTGTAAATATAAATTTACTTATTATAGAAAAAACCGCTTTATTAAATTAAAAGCGGTTTTTTTATTTATCGTTTTCAATCATATTCTGTTGGATTGCAAGATTGATAAGCTCGGTAGAATTCTTTGCCTGAAATTTCTGTAACAAATTTTTACGGTGTGTATCTACGGTCAGTGGACTTAGAAAAAGTTCATCTGCAATAATAATACTGGTTTTCCCTTCTGCCAGCATTTGTAATATCTGCTTTTCCCTTTTAGTCAGCCTGGGTATCTGCAAATCGGTTTGAGAAGGTTTGCTGATAATCTGCCTGGCTTCATTGCAGAAAACAATATTTCCGGAATAGGCTCCCTGAATACACTTCACCAATTCATCTATAGAGGAATTTTTAAGAATATAACCGCTGGCACCATGTTGCATAGACTGCATAATAATGCTTCTTTCAGAACGGTTACTGAACATAATTACCGAAGTAGCCGGTGAATTTTTTTTAATTTTCCTGCACAGTTCAATACCATTGGTATCGGGCAGTGCAACGTCTAAAAGAACAATATCCACTTTATGGTTCAGGATAAAACCAATAATCTCCGAACCGGAGGTAAAGCTTTCTAAAACTGTGAAGCCGAGCTGGTTTTTCAGCATTATTTTTAATCCTTCAATGACAATAGGGTGGTCATCTATGATAACAATATTGATTTTATGAGACTGCATTGGTGTTTAATTCAATATTAATAATTGTTCCTTCATCATCCGAATTAATTTCCATTTTGCCTTTAAGATAATCAATTCTATTTTTAAGATTATAAAGGCCCATACTTTTGGATTTCCTGTAATCTTCTTCTTTAAACCCTTTTCCGTTATCTTCTACAGTAATCATGAGGTTTTCGTCGTACTGTGAACATTGCAGCAGTATATTGCTGGCTTCTGAATGTTTAACAGAATTGGTCAGTAATTCCTGTGTAATCCTGTAAACATTAAGCTGTACTGATAAAGGAGTATTTTTACTGATGTTAATAGCCTGAAAAATCACGGTCAGATCCTTTCGGGTATAGAACTCACATAAATCTTTTAGGGCTGCTTCCAGACCGAAGTTCAGCAGGGATTCGGGCATTAGATTTCTGGCAACATGTCTGAGTTCTGTAACCGAATTATCCAGTTGATTTAAAATTTTGTGAAAATCTTTATGCTGGTCTGCTTCAAGGTTGGCAGAAGACCAGGTTGAAAAATTTATTTTAACCCCGGCAAGCATTCCCCCAAGGCCATCGTGAAGATCTTTGGCAATACGGGCTCTTTCCCTTTCTTCGCCTTCCAGAATAGCTTTTGTGAGGGTAAGTTCTTCTCTTTGCTGAATTTCTTTTATGGTTTGCTGAAGGTTTATTTCACGCTGTTCCGAAATTTTTTTGTTCTTCTTAAAATTTAAAAATCCTAGAATAATGAAGCATGATGAAAGGAGGGATGCAAATCCCAGGATCCACATGTATTTGTTTTTTTTGCTGATTTCCAACTGTTTTTGAGCTAATTCCTTATCTTTTTCGGATTTTCTGTATTTTGCTTCAAGAACGGCAATGCTTTTATGGATCGAAACAGCATTGAGGCTGTCGAAAGAGTTTATATACTGTTCAGCATAAAGGTTACTTTTTGTGGTATCTTTTAATGCGGTGTAATTTTTGGAAAGCTCTTTCAAAACTTCCTGTTTGTTTCCCTGATAAGGTGTGTTTTTATATACCTCCTTCAGGATTGTATTGGATTTTTCATACTCTTTCAGTTCACTGTTAAGTTGTCCTTCAAATAGCTTTATTCTTTCTGCAATAGTATTATTTTTATATTTTTCGGCATTGCTCAATCCTGTGGCAAAAAGTTTGATAGCTTCCGGATAGTTTTTCTGTTTCATGTAGTAATATCCTAAAGTACAGTAGTAAAGCGCATAAAAATTAGATTCGGGATAATCTTTGATGATAGAATAGGTTTTCCCTAATTCTGTATTCGCTTCAGGCATTCTGCTTTCTCTGATTAGGGCATCTGCCTTTAACAAAAGAGATTCTCCCATAATAGCTTTGGATTGGGAAGTTTGTTTTTTTAGTTTATTTAAAAAATTTTCAACCAAGCCCATGTATTCTATTGTTTTTGTATAATTCTTAGCATTATAAAATAAAATGCCTATGCTTTTATATAAGGCTCCTGTCAGCTCATTATCTCCTATAGCTTTGGCCAACGGTATTGCTTGGTTGGTGATGATATTCATGGATTCTACTTCTTTATTCTGCATGATCCTGAATAACGCCTTATTTTGAAACATAATGATCCTTATCCTTTTTGCCTCGCTGCTTTTATATTTTTTCAGGAGCGATTCTATATTTGTGAAATCTTTCTCAAGAATGTTGGCGGCATCGGGTTTTGTAAGATTCATCAGAGATTGGTAGTAAAGCCCTATATCTCTATATATGGGGCTGTTAGATGAATTTTCGAGACCCTGCTTCAGGTATTTTTGGTAATTTCCGAAGTCTTGACGGGTAAAATAGGTGGCGGCAATCTTATAGGACTTAATAGCCTTTACCGTATCAACAGCCTCATTATTGGCAGCAGCAACCAGGCTGTCAAAATTATTGTTCTTTTTTTCGAGAGAATAGAAGTAGATAGACTGTGCATCAATGTTTTGTATACTGAGAAATAAGATTAATAATAAGAAGAATTTATTTTCATGTTTTTGTGCAATCATTATTTGTGTTATAAACGTATTTATGAATTTATTAAAAAATTCACATATATCTTACGTTATATTTCATGTTTTTATTGAAGTAAATGAAAAATACCTAAAATCTGGTAGATATAAATACTGGTTTTTTTGTATTGTTCCGCCCGGACGTACACTATAGTTTTGTGATACCCATCAAGACTAAGAATTTTATATAATATCAAAATACATTTAAAAATGAAAAAAATGATTTTTTTAAGCTTTGTTCTATTAACGGCCAGTGTCTCAACCATAAAGGCACAAAGTTTTTTGGACAAAATAGACCGGGCTGTAAGTAAAGTAGATAATGCTTCAAATACAGCAGATAGAGCATCTCAAACGGGTGGAAAAGTCCTGTCAATTTTTAAGAGAAAAAATAAAAACGATTCTGCTAAAAAAGAAGATGCTTCAGTTTCATTGAATAAAACAGTTTTTACCGTTGTAAACGGAAGCTTAACGAGTGTAAAAAATTTGAACTCTATTATAGAAAATATCAAAGGAGTGAGCAGTACGCAAATGAAATTTAATGCCAATAAATCTTCAATTGTGATTAATCATTCCGGGAGCACCGAAGATCTTCTTGAAAAAATACAGGCAAAAGCACAAAGTATTTTTACAGATAAAAATATTGAAGGCTTTGATGAAGGAAGCATAGAAGTTAAATTGAAATAAAAGACTTATCCGAATAAGCTGTTTTCGAAGCTGAAATAGTTTTTTAAGCTGATGATATATATAAAGAAACACCTTGATCCCAAGGTGTTTCTTTATATATATTGTTTACAGTTTTTACTGGACTTTTACAATAAAGTAGCTTTTCTTACCCTTTTGAAGTAATAAAAACTTCCCGTCAATCAGGTCACTTTCATTAGCTGTAAAAGTATCGTTTACCTTTTCTTTGTTTACAGAAACTGCATTTCCTTTAATCTCTCTTTGAGCCTCGCTTTTAGACTTTAAGAAACCTGATTTTTCAGAAAGAAGATCGGTAATGCTTATCCCCAGAACATCAGCTTTTGGAAGCTCTTTTTGCGGAACACCATCAAAAACTTCAAGGAAAGTTTCCTCATCAAGGCTTACCAGGTCTTCAGCGGTAGAACGCCCGAACAAAATTTCTGAGGCTTTAACAGCTTTTTCATATTCTTCTTTGCCAT includes the following:
- a CDS encoding PDZ domain-containing protein — its product is MKLKLFLLVLFFSICINAQNSFELVNAKKAVIPFKLINNLIFIPINVNGAELTFMLDTGVAETILFSLDNKEIKLQNIEKIKFSGLGGSMSIDGFKSDRNIARIGDNIINSSMLLFIVIDEEFNISSHIGIPVNGVIGYHFFKNHPISIDYSSKKITVYQDSEVFKKKIRKFEELPITVEKDKPYINADVEMTNEKKSSKLLIDLGNSDAIWLFPTLIKDFVYNRPNIDDYLGRGFNGDIYGKRSRIHNFYLGNFKFEMPLTAMPDEYSIQHVNLVKDRKGSVGGEIMRRFSVIFDYPGKKLYLKKNRYFDDPFHFNMSGLDFKQDGLEWQEDRVKIEPKKLYETTTEISSVNNFQYKFTLKPIFSIAGIRKDSPAFKAGLKKDDRIITINGSRTSDMTMEKIMELMKSDEGKSITMVIKRMDKEMTFSFVLEDPIPYQE
- a CDS encoding L,D-transpeptidase, whose translation is MKKSFLYALFCAAMLISCKKEIEKISDTFKDTVSSSETPAVEKDSIKKDSVVKKESVPPAMQENGFYNAFVLPKDKKLRDSVYAEFSKKYSEKERYAILALNRLDSKNRWNADTLVVPAKIDTTLMEYSPFPMQLDVLSGVKKFVIFSYPIQAYGVYSNGSLVKWGPTSMGKKAAQTTRGLTFANWKKKLSISTVSSEWKLPYNFNIHNVGGIGWHQYDLPGYPASHSCLRLLMKDAQWLYSYADTWILNPGGATTKAKGTPVMVFGDYKWGGRKPWKKLLDDPNANNISVEEMTKLLEPHVDKMIREQDNREKVSDSIKTAKAMAAPVQNEKPTEVPSN
- a CDS encoding response regulator, translating into MQSHKINIVIIDDHPIVIEGLKIMLKNQLGFTVLESFTSGSEIIGFILNHKVDIVLLDVALPDTNGIELCRKIKKNSPATSVIMFSNRSERSIIMQSMQHGASGYILKNSSIDELVKCIQGAYSGNIVFCNEARQIISKPSQTDLQIPRLTKREKQILQMLAEGKTSIIIADELFLSPLTVDTHRKNLLQKFQAKNSTELINLAIQQNMIENDK
- a CDS encoding ATP-binding protein; the encoded protein is MIAQKHENKFFLLLILFLSIQNIDAQSIYFYSLEKKNNNFDSLVAAANNEAVDTVKAIKSYKIAATYFTRQDFGNYQKYLKQGLENSSNSPIYRDIGLYYQSLMNLTKPDAANILEKDFTNIESLLKKYKSSEAKRIRIIMFQNKALFRIMQNKEVESMNIITNQAIPLAKAIGDNELTGALYKSIGILFYNAKNYTKTIEYMGLVENFLNKLKKQTSQSKAIMGESLLLKADALIRESRMPEANTELGKTYSIIKDYPESNFYALYYCTLGYYYMKQKNYPEAIKLFATGLSNAEKYKNNTIAERIKLFEGQLNSELKEYEKSNTILKEVYKNTPYQGNKQEVLKELSKNYTALKDTTKSNLYAEQYINSFDSLNAVSIHKSIAVLEAKYRKSEKDKELAQKQLEISKKNKYMWILGFASLLSSCFIILGFLNFKKNKKISEQREINLQQTIKEIQQREELTLTKAILEGEERERARIAKDLHDGLGGMLAGVKINFSTWSSANLEADQHKDFHKILNQLDNSVTELRHVARNLMPESLLNFGLEAALKDLCEFYTRKDLTVIFQAINISKNTPLSVQLNVYRITQELLTNSVKHSEASNILLQCSQYDENLMITVEDNGKGFKEEDYRKSKSMGLYNLKNRIDYLKGKMEINSDDEGTIINIELNTNAVS
- a CDS encoding alpha/beta hydrolase; protein product: MNLDYIVREPEHITPNTTVLFMLHGYGSNEQDLFSFRETLPADWLIISFRAPRDTQFEGYSWFDIDFNNPENFIDISQAKESLNGVLESILKIVNHYGVTKGKVHLCGFSQGGILCYALALKHPDMFNYVACLSTYPEEKLLDGIVKDKKKLERLRFFVSHGTDDAVIPMEWGRKAADLLYDLSCYFTFREYMSGHGVNQKNYMDLMDFFSK